The genomic stretch CCTGTCTTCTTCCTCCAGATTCTTCTACATTTCTTCCACCCTGTTCtctttgttttgttctttgagAATCATGGAGCAGTTGATTCCTTATTGTTCCAACAGGGTTGAGTTGTCTTCCTCtgtattcttctttcttcttctctatATGCCGAGGTATGGGGAATCCATGAAGTAGCTGTTGATTCCTTATGGATTCCAGTCAGTTCTCTACTGTTTAGAATTGAGCTCATGTTTAGGTTCAGCATATTGAGGAAAGAGTTAAGTGATGAATGTTTAGCAATTGCTCAAGGGTAAGCTTtgtagtcaaattgacaataaaccATGCATCTTTCTTGACACCAATTCTAGTGTTATTGTGTGCTATAGTACATCTGTCATATATGCACGAGGAAACCCTAAATTGTTCTTTATTCACATATTGTCACATTTCCATCATGGGACATGGAGTGGAAGAATCAAGATCTCCAGGATGAGATTAATCAAACATTGAAGAATCAGTTGATGCAGTTTAGATCATGTAAGGGTCAGATCTACTCAGCATACACAATTAATTCTCAGCTTTAGGGTTTAGGGGACATGTTAGGAAGGGGAGTTTGTCTGGTACAATGAACATAGTTTAATCTTTATCAAAAAGCTTATCCTGTTCCTCTTTCATTCTTTTCTTCCCTCTCTGTTCATTGACTTCATTCTATCCTTTTATCTGTCAAACAAAAACCTATCCAGCATTAGATGTGCATCCTAATTCTTCCATCCCTGCTCTGTGATTGTGCCCAACCCTATTGCTGTATCATTGGACAGCATTGTTGTTATCACATTTTCTACCCTAGCATGCCACCCTCTGTTGGTTTTGTATCTTCATCAATGTTACCTTTTCTATCCAGTGGAATGAAGGTTCTTTAGTGCTGCTTGATAAATATGTTGGAGCTTATTTGGAGCTTGATGCATGTGTATCTTTAGAAGTCTGGAAGCTTATATGAAAAATTCTATTGGACATGTAGAAGCTGTATCTTATCATATGAAGTTGACTTTTTCTATTATGGCTCCAGATGTAAAAAAACAATCTAAAAATGCACTGTGCATTGTAAGTTGGATATATCTGAATTGATGCCTTAGCAAAGTCCATAAAGCCTCAAAATAACAAAttcagaagaacataaaataaaatctgaACTCTTGATGACTTGAGCAATTTTAAGGCATCCATTATTACTGCAATCTTGGCTTCCCAACATTCGGATGTTAGGATACTAATTTAAGCTTCAAATTGAAGCTTTGAAGTTATCAGAAACTACTGAATATTATAAATCAATGACACACACTGTCTTTGAGAACACAGTGCGATCTCAAACAAACATGACCCAATATCCATGGTTTCGAACAAGGGTTTTATTATCACTTTGAGCTGATCCTCCTGAAATGCTTCACTCTGTTTCCGGCCTAGTAAAGAAATTGTTGATTGCTGGCATGATCTCTGGGTTTTTGTTCCGGACGAATTTTCGGAGACTATGCTCTGCATATTTCTCTCCCTCCGCATGGTTATCCAGCACTCCCGCAGCCCTGCCTTCCTTGCTAACTCTGGAAATCACAAAAAAAACACTTCACTGTTGACGCCATAACGTCCACAAACAGAATGCACTAGTAGAAGCCCGAGAAAAGACGAGGTTATTTTCACCAATTAGAATGCTCACCAACTGGTTAAGTAATTAGTAACAATATCAACTGATGAATGTATGGGTCTTATTGTGCTTCACCCTAGTTTTTCTTTGCACTTGTGCATGTCATGATGATTTAGAGAGGTGATTGAAGTAAACATGAGAAAGCAAACCAGGAAACTTGACAAGGTAGCATATGGTTTACAAGCAAAATGCACATAAGAAGCCCATAAGAGACTAGGCATGATGATTTAGAGAGGTGATTGAAGTAAACATGAGAAAGCAAGCCAGGAAACTTGACAAGGTAGCATATGGTTTACAAGCAAAATGCACATAAGAAGCCCATAAGAGACTAGGCATGATGATTTAGAGACGTGATTGAAGTAAACATGAGAAAGCAAGCCAGGAAACTTGACAAGGTAGCATATGGTTTACAAGCAAAATGCACATAAGAAGCCCATAAGAGACTAGGCACATCACAACTAGAATATTTGACCATTGGTCAACGACTTTAGATAATTCCTCATATATGCAGATCaatcaagttaaaaaaaaaaatcaggatcTTCTTATGGTTCACTCTAGTTTTTTCTTGCACTTTTGCATGTAATGATAACTTAGAAGGGTGACTGCAAGGAAGTAACATAGGAAGCATGCAACGAAAATTCGTAAGGTAGCCTTATAGCATTACAACAAAATGCATATCAGAATCCCAAACGAGATCAGTCGTGCCAGCTAAAAATTTCATAGTACTCAATAGAATACTTCACATTAGGTTATCGAATAAAATCTCAAAGAATGGATCTCATCATATATGCATATGAAATTGAGAGTTCTAGGCAGAATAGAAATCCTCATCTAAAAGGATTTAGCCAACCAGAAGAGAAATCCTTCATTAGACCTATCAAGTTAATGCTTCAGGTTGGGTTGTGACAAATCCTCTCATCTAAAAGGATTTAGCCAACCAGAAGAGAAATCCTTACATTAGACCTATCAAGTTAATGGCTTCAAGGTGGGTTGTGGCAAATCCTCATCTAAAAGGATTTAGCTAACCAGAAGAGAAATCCTTCAATTAGACCTATCAAGTTAATGCTTCAGGTTGGGTTGTGACAAATCCTCATCTGAAAGGATTTAGCCAACCAGAAGAGAAATCCTTACATTGGACCTATCAAGTTAATGGCTTCAAGGTGGGTTGTGGCAAATCCTCATCTAAAAGGATTTAGCTAACCAGAAGAGAAATCCTTCAATTAGACCTATCAAGTTAAGCTTCAGGTTGGGTTGTGACAAATCCTCATCTGAAAGGATTTAGCCAACCAGAAGAGAAATCCTTACATTGGACCTATCAAGTTAATGGCTTCAAGGTGGGTTGTGGCAAATCCACATCTAAAAGGATTTAGCCAACTAGAAGAGAAATCCTTACACCGAACTCATCTGAAATCACCTAAATTTGTAAGCCATTGCAAGTGCATAAACATCAATTGATGCTCCAAACCTCTTTCCCACCAATCTTAGGTGATGTTTTCGATCTAATCAACCATCTCAAATCAAACATTAGGTGTAAAATTCGGCCAAGTACAATCCTGTCTTTCAAATTAAAGCTTTTGTTCTTCCTTGGAAGACATCAAACTGACAGATCTCAATCAGGAACCAACACTTGGGTCGGGCAATTGTCGGTCAGAAGTTCCACATAGAACAAGATGAACGAAGAAGAACTGGATGGATCCAGATCACGACACGAACAAGCGCAAAGGGGGATCGATTTAGAGGTAGTCAAATCAGGAGAAACCCGATCTTTGATCGAAAAGATCGGGCGGAGGAACAAGGAAACCCACCTCACTTCCGGGTTGATGCAGATGTTGCGGACAAGCTGGAAGCCGCAGATGCCCACCGCCACCCCGACCGCCGCAAACAGCGGGTAGACCTAATAcaaccaccaccatcatcatcacgACAGGCGAAACCGCATCAGATGATCGAGAAGAGCACAAGAGATCGAACTCAAACCTCGGGCCTCAACCAACGTTTAAGGGTGGAAGACGCCATGGAAACAGGCGACGGGGCTGAGGAGGAGATGCGAAGAGCGACCGGCCGCAGACGGACGCAAACGCGTGGTGGTCATTTATAAGCCACGGTTCGTATCACCCTTTTATTAGGATCGTTGGATGAGATCTCAACGGCTCAAGATATTTTTTGTGTTAAATTAATTCTAAATTTAACCACCATTATTTTCTTTTGGagttatttgaaatatttatgcttaaaatgtttaataatagtatattttacccctatatatatatatatatatatatatatatatatatatatatatatatatatatatatatatatatatatatatatatatatatatatatatatatatatatatatatatatatatatatatatatatatatatatatatatatatataattaaatatatatatatatataattaaaaatattaaattcgtGTTCTGATTTGTTGATCTATTGGTTAACCTTTGACAAAATCATTCCTCCCATTATTCATTGAATCAAACAAATCTAAAATTAGTCAATCATTTTTCAGTTAttcattaatttcatagtttttaTTAGTTATCTATCACAAATTTGGGAAACACTCaccatcatcaataaaaaaaaattatttttttacttgtcTAAATTTTCTCTTCTATGCTTAATTTGTCTGGACCTTAATGGAAATTATCAAGGAAAAAAGAAactcaataatatttatttaaatcatTGTTGAATTTTCCATGATTTtaaatgtctatatatatatataatggaggaAGCAATGGTAATTATATGTGGCACACTGCAATGTTCCTTATGTGGGGCACACGGTGGGTCCTGCTTAAACTATCCATTAAAAATAAGGTAAGCCCTTTGGTATGATGCAAATTGTTAGTAAAGTCTTGCTCGAATGATACGAGGTCGCCCAACGTAAACAAAATGGCAATCGGAGCCGGGGATTCTCCACCGTCGGATATTAGATCTACCAAGAAGGGACGGTGGATACTTCAAGTTCGAAACCATCGTCGGCGTCTCAAACTCCCCCATTAAAGCCGTCGACAAAGACGGAGAAGATCAATTGCACGCCTCCAACTGTGCTTTCTACTGCCACCGCCTCTCCGCCTTCAGCGACCCGCTCCGCGTCGTCCTCCTCTTCCTGCAGCGATGGGTTCTAGGGGAGGCAACAAGAAGCCGTTAGGGAACCGGCCGACCATCCGGACCCTCGCGGATCTGAATCGGAGCTCCGACCACGGCTCCGATAGCGACTCCGACGGGCCTCAGGAGTACTACACTGGCGGCGAGAAGAGGTTGATCTCTCACCCTCATGATCCTTGATTTCTTCATCGTGGTGATACGATCGATGATCACGCCGCTGCTTTCACTTCCCTTCCGACCCCTGTTAATTCACTGCGaattctccggtagacttctggtAGAGTAGGTCTATTTTAATGTCCGAAGCATATTAGTTGGATAGGGTCCGTGGGAATTCTCGAGATCAGGAGAGCCACTTTCCGCTCTGTGGTGGATTGGTTCGCGCCCTTAAATTGGATGCTGATTCTATTGCTGGAGAAAATAATTCCTCGTATCAAATAGAGAGGATAGTTAGTGCCTCGTTCGAATCAGATTTATTTTTGCATGACATATTTGATGAGTCTTAAGACCTATTTATTGGATTATAGAGACATAATTGCATTGCTGTTGTAACAGAAATAATTGTAGGTTTACTGATGCTATCTATGTATTCCCATAATAATTAGCTTTGAGTTTTGTGGTGGTTGAATTTCCATAAGGTTGGAATTGTGACCATTTTATTTTGTATCAATGAGATTGATGCTGAGATGACTGTACCGAGATGGATGAGTGAAGTTGAAGTTATTGGGAAAGGGAAAATAAAGTATACATACATTATGGGAACAAATAGGCATAGTTTCAAATTTCAATTGTGAATAGAATAAAGGATAATGGTTTAAAGTGATATGAACACGATAGAAGGTAAATACATTTGAGCATTACTGATGTTCTCGATGTTTAAGATCTGGAAACCagtttaaaatttttatcttcTTTCATTTTACATCAAAGATCATGTTAGTGATCAGTGGCATGGTTTATACAGTGGATAAAGCTACAAAATATTAATATGTTAGCTAACTTTCAAAATGTGAAATTCTGTTATGCTAAATGCTAACTTCGTTTACTATGTTGTATGTGAAAAATGATTATAGGTATGATGTTCTTATTTCTTCACATGTGAACATTTTAGCAAAATCACTAGTTAACCATGTATTATGAACAAAAGTAAACTTGTATGAGGTCCATCTCTCTGAATTACAGATTACTTTTGGTAGAAAAATAGTAGCTTTATTTCTCGTGAGATTTTTTCAGTTTGACGATAACATAGTCAGTTATGCAGTGGGATGCTGGTTCAAGATCCATCAAAACATGGTCATAATGTGGATTTACTGTTAATGATGGTCCATTGAGGAGGTTTGATGATCCTGAAAATGCAGCCTTCTTAGAGGTAACATTATTTGTAACTCATTCATGTTCCACAGCATAAGTTTTCTAGGTACTGGATTTTCACATTCTTCATTCCAAGTTAATGAAATT from Musa acuminata AAA Group cultivar baxijiao chromosome BXJ1-3, Cavendish_Baxijiao_AAA, whole genome shotgun sequence encodes the following:
- the LOC135633442 gene encoding uncharacterized protein LOC135633442, whose protein sequence is MASSTLKRWLRPEVYPLFAAVGVAVGICGFQLVRNICINPEVRVSKEGRAAGVLDNHAEGEKYAEHSLRKFVRNKNPEIMPAINNFFTRPETE